A genomic region of Anaeromyxobacter sp. contains the following coding sequences:
- a CDS encoding DMT family transporter, with translation MPGPAAPAVKHRLLLLAAAVLWSTGGAAIKACGLSAWQVAGGRSLVAGLLLFALVPATRRRPTWLSFGVAVAYLFTVVLFVLATKLTTAANAIFIQDTAPLWVLLLSPWLLREHPSRAELWSVPVFGLGLGLFFLDQLTPGQVTGNLVALASGVAFAFSIMGLRRLGQGGPAALVLGNALAALVTLPLWSQGPAATPLDLGLVAFLGVFQLGLSYLCFTRGLEGTPAVEAALLILLEPILNPVWTWLFTGERPGPWAVAGGAVILAATTWRTVQPALVGRPARR, from the coding sequence CTGCCCGGCCCGGCCGCCCCGGCCGTGAAGCACCGCCTGCTCCTGCTGGCCGCGGCGGTCCTCTGGTCCACCGGGGGCGCCGCCATCAAGGCCTGCGGGCTGAGCGCCTGGCAGGTGGCCGGCGGCCGCTCGCTGGTGGCGGGGCTGCTGCTCTTCGCCCTGGTGCCGGCCACCCGGCGCCGCCCCACCTGGCTCTCCTTCGGCGTGGCGGTGGCCTACCTCTTCACGGTGGTGCTGTTCGTCCTGGCCACCAAGCTGACCACCGCGGCCAACGCCATCTTCATCCAGGACACCGCGCCGCTGTGGGTGCTGCTGCTCTCCCCCTGGCTGCTGCGCGAGCACCCCAGCCGCGCCGAGCTCTGGTCGGTGCCGGTCTTCGGCCTGGGCCTCGGCCTGTTCTTCCTGGACCAGCTCACGCCGGGCCAGGTGACGGGCAACCTGGTGGCGCTGGCCTCCGGGGTGGCCTTCGCCTTCTCCATCATGGGGCTGCGCCGGCTCGGCCAGGGCGGCCCGGCCGCGCTGGTGCTGGGCAACGCCCTGGCGGCGCTGGTGACCCTGCCGCTCTGGTCGCAGGGGCCGGCCGCCACCCCGCTCGACCTCGGGCTGGTGGCCTTCCTGGGCGTCTTCCAGCTGGGGCTCTCCTACCTGTGCTTCACCCGCGGCCTGGAGGGGACCCCGGCGGTGGAGGCGGCGCTGCTCATCCTGCTGGAGCCCATCCTCAACCCGGTCTGGACCTGGCTCTTTACCGGCGAGCGGCCCGGCCCCTGGGCGGTGGCGGGCGGCGCCGTCATCCTGGCGGCCACCACCTGGCGGACGGTGCAGCCGGCGCTGGTGGGGCGGCCGGCGCGGCGCTGA
- a CDS encoding ACT domain-containing protein has product MPRVKQLSAWVEDRPGVLGLVAAALGDRDVSIRAFMASSLDGKGFVRLVVDKPAAAQKVLKALGWSVTVDEVVEVTTADKPGALGQVADKLGARGINIQYAYVGQAGAPRKVNFYLAVEDVKKALAALR; this is encoded by the coding sequence TGGGTCGAGGATCGTCCCGGCGTGCTCGGCCTGGTGGCCGCCGCCCTGGGCGATCGGGACGTCTCCATCCGGGCCTTCATGGCCTCCTCGCTCGACGGCAAGGGCTTCGTCCGGCTGGTGGTGGACAAGCCGGCCGCCGCCCAGAAGGTGCTCAAGGCGCTGGGGTGGTCGGTCACGGTGGACGAGGTGGTGGAGGTGACCACCGCCGACAAGCCGGGGGCGCTGGGCCAGGTGGCCGACAAGCTGGGGGCCCGCGGCATCAACATCCAGTACGCCTACGTCGGCCAGGCCGGAGCGCCCCGCAAGGTGAACTTCTACCTGGCGGTGGAAGACGTGAAGAAGGCGCTGGCCGCGCTCCGCTGA
- a CDS encoding patatin-like phospholipase family protein — MPFPVVAGISAGAINGVVLACAAHDFKAGAEALRQTWSTLTPDRIFRTGALKLASIGSRWMRDLGGGGFLGGNSINYLLDSSPLRRLLSEALPLARMRRHLKAGRLRGVAVSATSYLSGAGVTWYEAVDEVRPWTRSSRQGLRARLGVDHVMASAAIPIFFPPVRVDDGFYGDGCVRMVYPMSPAIHLGAERIVAISVRHPRAAPASPVVPEGDELPLSQIAGVLLNAVFLDSLDTDLERLERVNRTLSYIPSERVAARELDLRPIPVLALRPSEDLGLLAADEYHRFPAMLRYFLKGIGVTEHSGSDLLSYLAFEPVYVARAMELGYRDTLARRDEVAAFLRDEPRGRRLESSG, encoded by the coding sequence ATGCCCTTCCCGGTGGTGGCCGGCATCTCGGCCGGCGCCATCAACGGCGTGGTCCTGGCCTGCGCCGCCCACGACTTCAAGGCCGGGGCCGAGGCGCTGCGCCAGACCTGGTCCACCCTGACGCCCGACCGGATCTTCCGGACCGGCGCGCTCAAGCTGGCCAGCATCGGCAGCCGCTGGATGCGCGACCTGGGCGGCGGCGGCTTCCTGGGCGGCAACAGCATCAACTACCTGCTCGACTCCTCGCCGCTCAGGCGCCTGCTGTCCGAGGCCCTGCCGCTGGCCCGCATGCGGCGCCACCTGAAGGCCGGGCGGCTGCGCGGGGTGGCGGTGTCGGCCACCAGCTACCTGAGCGGCGCCGGGGTGACCTGGTACGAGGCGGTCGACGAGGTGCGCCCCTGGACCCGCTCCAGCCGCCAGGGGCTGCGCGCCCGGCTCGGGGTGGACCACGTCATGGCGTCGGCCGCCATCCCCATCTTCTTCCCGCCGGTGCGGGTGGACGACGGCTTCTACGGCGACGGCTGCGTCCGCATGGTCTACCCGATGAGCCCGGCCATCCACCTCGGGGCCGAGCGCATCGTGGCCATCAGCGTGCGCCACCCCCGCGCCGCCCCGGCCAGCCCGGTGGTGCCGGAGGGGGACGAGCTGCCGCTCTCGCAGATCGCCGGCGTCCTGCTCAACGCCGTCTTCCTCGACTCGCTCGACACCGACCTCGAGCGGCTGGAGCGGGTCAACCGGACGCTCTCCTACATCCCCTCGGAGCGGGTGGCGGCCCGTGAGCTGGACCTGCGCCCCATCCCGGTGCTGGCGCTGCGCCCCTCCGAGGACCTGGGGCTGCTGGCCGCCGACGAGTACCACCGCTTCCCGGCCATGCTGCGCTACTTCCTCAAGGGCATCGGCGTGACCGAGCACTCGGGCTCGGACCTGCTCTCCTACCTGGCCTTCGAGCCGGTCTACGTGGCGCGGGCCATGGAGCTGGGCTACCGCGACACGCTGGCCCGCAGGGACGAGGTGGCCGCCTTCCTGCGAGACGAGCCGCGCGGGCGGCGGCTGGAGTCGTCGGGGTAG